Proteins from one bacterium genomic window:
- a CDS encoding tetratricopeptide repeat protein, protein LSDALGSLFYYYRQRDRHEDAAAVLEERLQVDARRDGVEAAERDENEVRLAEQYEALGRYDEAEALLRPLVDLEANNGIGSGPIFKYGKFLAARGRYAEAEPYLRHAVERTDALVGADHRGYEFQRRELRKTLVALGRLPEPEPEVVDECECPIDWQDVYRLKKQGQRSEAIRLVQEGLAQRETVYGPESLVVADTLERLADLYTAKPRQEIPLRERAIAIYQKHLQISDRRIGATARALALDYSALDDLEEASRWALMAVESHQAASDRNLLLAITLDHLAELRRRADATDEALEYYRLSAEMWKSVRGEDSHEHLDARQQAAFCHLDLQNYEVAEHELLELVEHHSRLDDPESWSPRFTWALLERLYEETGRSEAARRAHEQVRTY, encoded by the coding sequence CTCTCGGACGCACTTGGCTCGCTTTTCTACTACTACAGACAGCGCGATCGGCACGAGGACGCGGCCGCCGTGCTCGAGGAACGCTTGCAGGTCGATGCCCGGCGAGACGGCGTTGAGGCCGCCGAACGGGACGAGAACGAGGTCCGGCTCGCCGAGCAGTACGAGGCGCTGGGTCGCTACGACGAAGCGGAGGCCTTGCTGCGGCCGCTGGTCGATCTCGAGGCCAACAACGGCATCGGCTCTGGACCCATCTTCAAGTACGGCAAGTTCCTGGCGGCGCGCGGCCGCTACGCCGAGGCGGAACCCTATCTCCGGCACGCGGTCGAGCGCACCGACGCGCTCGTGGGTGCCGACCACCGCGGCTACGAGTTCCAGCGCCGCGAGCTGCGCAAGACGCTCGTCGCCCTGGGTCGCCTGCCGGAGCCCGAGCCCGAGGTGGTGGACGAATGCGAGTGCCCGATCGACTGGCAAGACGTCTACCGGCTCAAGAAACAGGGCCAGCGGAGCGAGGCGATTCGTCTGGTGCAGGAGGGGCTGGCTCAGCGCGAAACCGTTTACGGCCCGGAGTCTCTGGTGGTGGCCGACACCCTCGAACGGCTGGCCGATCTCTACACCGCAAAACCGCGTCAGGAAATCCCGCTTCGCGAGCGGGCGATTGCAATCTATCAAAAGCACCTGCAGATCTCGGACCGAAGGATCGGCGCCACGGCCCGCGCACTGGCTCTGGACTACTCGGCACTCGACGACCTCGAAGAAGCCTCGCGCTGGGCGCTCATGGCAGTCGAAAGCCATCAGGCGGCTTCGGACCGCAACCTGCTGCTCGCGATCACGCTCGACCACCTGGCTGAGCTCCGTCGCCGCGCCGACGCTACGGACGAGGCGCTCGAGTACTACCGGCTCTCTGCCGAGATGTGGAAGTCCGTCCGGGGAGAAGACAGTCACGAGCACCTCGACGCCCGGCAGCAGGCCGCCTTCTGTCACCTGGACTTACAGAACTATGAAGTGGCCGAGCATGAGTTGCTCGAATTGGTCGAGCACCATAGCCGGCTTGACGACCCCGAGTCCTGGAGCC